Proteins encoded in a region of the Pseudomonas denitrificans (nom. rej.) genome:
- the yegS gene encoding lipid kinase YegS, with translation MTQPNALLILHGKQAANDEVRAAVLATREAGRALDVRVTWEGGDARRLVEEGLAAGYTTLIAGGGDGTVRDVAEALAQAAGKASLAILPLGTANDFARAAGVPLEPAAALALLDVPARPIDLGEVDGQMFLNMATGGFGSKVTANTPEDLKKLLGGAAYLLTGLTRFSEVHAAQGRFTGPDFSWEGEFLALGIGNGRQAGGGHVLCPQATADDGLLDVSILPTPQDMVGTLGALLGSGFGTQDVFIRARVPWVEVEAREGLDVNLDGEPLEGRKLRFEVRPAALSMHLPADSPLLSATGRLGTPKG, from the coding sequence ATGACGCAACCCAATGCCCTGCTGATCCTGCATGGCAAGCAAGCCGCCAACGACGAGGTGCGCGCCGCCGTGCTGGCCACGCGCGAGGCGGGTCGGGCGCTGGACGTCAGGGTGACTTGGGAGGGCGGCGACGCCCGGCGGCTGGTGGAGGAGGGGCTGGCGGCGGGCTACACGACGCTGATCGCCGGCGGCGGCGACGGCACCGTGCGCGATGTCGCCGAGGCGCTGGCCCAGGCCGCCGGCAAGGCCAGCCTGGCAATCCTGCCGCTGGGTACCGCCAATGATTTCGCCCGCGCCGCCGGCGTGCCGCTGGAGCCGGCCGCCGCGCTGGCGCTGCTGGACGTGCCGGCACGGCCCATCGACCTGGGCGAAGTGGATGGGCAGATGTTCCTCAACATGGCTACCGGTGGCTTTGGCTCGAAGGTCACGGCCAACACCCCGGAAGACCTGAAGAAGCTGCTCGGCGGCGCGGCCTATCTGCTCACCGGGCTGACGCGTTTCTCCGAGGTGCACGCGGCGCAGGGGCGATTCACCGGGCCGGACTTCAGCTGGGAAGGCGAGTTCCTTGCTCTGGGCATCGGCAACGGCCGGCAGGCAGGTGGCGGGCACGTGCTCTGCCCGCAGGCGACGGCGGACGACGGGCTGCTGGACGTGAGCATCCTGCCGACCCCGCAGGACATGGTCGGCACGCTGGGTGCCTTGCTCGGCAGTGGCTTCGGCACTCAGGATGTATTCATCCGCGCGCGGGTGCCCTGGGTCGAGGTGGAGGCCCGCGAGGGGCTGGACGTCAACCTCGACGGAGAACCCCTGGAGGGCCGCAAGCTGCGCTTCGAGGTGCGCCCGGCGGCGCTCTCGATGCACCTGCCGGCGGATTCGCCGTTGCTCTCGGCCACTGGGCGGCTCGGCACGCCGAAGGGCTGA
- a CDS encoding chemotaxis protein CheV, which produces MAGILDTVDQRTQLVGENRLEILVFRLAGRQQFAINVFKVQEVLQLPRLTLIPQRHPMICGVINLRGQTLPVIDLSRAIGMRALTPDANSTIIVTEYNRSVQAFLVGGVERILNLNWESIQPPPGGAGRQHYLTAITKVEDRLVEIIDVEKVLAEIVPMNTRVSSDRLDDKLLSQTRGREVLVVDDSSVAISQLRDTLGQLGLRLHVATDGLRALQQLKRWADEGHDMEDKLLMVFTDAEMPEMDGYRLTTEIRNDPRLRDLYVVLHTSLSGSFNDAMVKKVGCDDFLSKFQPDQLVEVVRRRLQKVPA; this is translated from the coding sequence ATGGCCGGTATTCTCGACACTGTCGATCAACGCACCCAACTGGTAGGCGAGAACCGCCTGGAAATCCTGGTCTTCCGCCTGGCCGGGCGGCAGCAGTTCGCGATCAACGTGTTCAAGGTGCAGGAAGTGCTGCAGCTGCCGCGCCTGACCCTGATCCCGCAGCGCCACCCGATGATCTGCGGGGTGATCAACCTGCGCGGCCAGACTCTGCCGGTGATCGACCTGTCGCGCGCCATCGGCATGCGCGCGCTGACTCCGGATGCCAACAGCACCATCATCGTCACCGAGTACAACCGCTCGGTGCAGGCCTTCCTGGTGGGCGGGGTGGAGCGCATCCTCAACCTCAACTGGGAGTCGATCCAGCCGCCGCCCGGTGGCGCCGGCCGCCAGCATTACCTGACGGCGATCACCAAGGTGGAAGACCGCCTGGTGGAGATCATCGACGTGGAAAAGGTGCTGGCCGAGATCGTGCCGATGAACACCCGCGTCTCCAGTGACCGCCTGGACGACAAGCTGCTCAGCCAGACCCGTGGTCGCGAAGTGCTGGTGGTGGATGACTCCAGCGTCGCCATTTCCCAGCTGCGCGACACGCTCGGCCAGCTCGGCCTGCGCCTGCATGTGGCCACTGACGGCCTGCGTGCGCTGCAGCAGCTCAAGCGCTGGGCCGACGAAGGCCACGACATGGAAGACAAGCTGCTGATGGTCTTCACCGACGCCGAGATGCCGGAGATGGATGGCTACCGGCTGACTACCGAGATCCGCAACGACCCGCGCCTGCGTGACCTCTACGTGGTGCTGCACACCTCGCTGTCGGGCAGCTTCAACGATGCCATGGTGAAGAAGGTCGGCTGCGACGACTTCCTCTCCAAATTCCAGCCGGACCAGTTGGTGGAAGTGGTGCGTCGTCGGCTGCAGAAAGTCCCCGCCTGA